Proteins encoded in a region of the Planococcus shixiaomingii genome:
- the icmF gene encoding fused isobutyryl-CoA mutase/GTPase IcmF: MAIIEEQKTYKPKNHIRFVTASSLFDGHDASINIMRRILQSTGVEVIHLGHNRSVEEVVNAAIQEDVQGIAISSYQGGHMEYFKYMHDLLAEKGAGHIRIYGGGGGVILPREIEELETYGIAGIFSPEDGRKKGLQGMIQEIVEECDFSTVKSDVVPENLSTENPVALANVITAVEESHTRDSNVEGLLETVRSQSKNTPVLGITGTGGAGKSSLTDELIRRFLSELPDKKIAILSIDPTKQKTGGALLGDRIRMNAIFNKRVFMRSLATRGSRTEISGALGDVLDVARAADFDLIVVETSGIGQGDAEIANFSDISMYVMTSEFGAPSQLEKIDMIDYADLIVINKFERKGSEDALRQVQKQYQRSRELWDKELDDMPVYGTIASQFNDKGTNALFAALVAVVNKKCGTDWQTDYEKFAKTQKENLIIPNERRYYLREITDAVRGYHAKAQEQSQFARRLFQLEGAIEAVKEKAPDDVLVQSLESLANGVRDELTTESKRILANWKALKEAYMGDEFVTKVRDKELRTILRTESLSGIKVPKVVLPKFEDYGEILKWVYLENVPGSFPYTAGVFPFKREGEDPKRQFAGEGTPERTNKRFHYLSKDDDAKRLSTAFDSVTLYGEDPDHRPDIYGKVGESGVSICTLDDMKKLYAGFDLCAPSTSVSMTINGPAPIILAMFMNTAIDQQVKLNEEKLGRTLTLEEFTEVREGTLQVVRGTVQADILKEDQGQNTCIFSTEFALRMMGDIQQYFIDHKVRNYYSVSISGYHIAEAGANPISQLAFTLSNGFTYVEYYLSRGMNIDDFAPNLSFFFSNGLDPEYTVIGRVARRIWAIVMRDKYGANERSQKLKYHVQTSGRSLHAQEIDFNDIRTTLQALMALQDNCNSLHTNAYDEAITTPTEESVRRAMAIQMIITKEHGLSKNENPLQGAFIVEEMTQLVEEAVLTEFDRINDRGGVLGAMETQYQRGKIQEESMFYEMKKHTGELPIIGVNTYLNPNPQSDDAINAMEIARATTEEKETQINNLRAFQSRNNSEEALERLKQAAKTGGNIFEELMETVKVASLGQITTALYEVGGQYRRNM; the protein is encoded by the coding sequence ATGGCAATTATTGAAGAACAAAAAACATACAAGCCGAAAAACCATATTCGCTTTGTAACGGCATCCAGCCTGTTTGACGGCCACGACGCCTCCATTAATATTATGAGACGTATTTTGCAGAGTACGGGTGTGGAAGTTATTCACTTGGGCCATAACCGGTCGGTGGAAGAAGTGGTCAATGCGGCGATTCAGGAAGACGTTCAGGGCATCGCCATTTCTTCTTATCAAGGCGGCCATATGGAATACTTCAAATATATGCACGACTTGTTGGCTGAAAAAGGCGCAGGCCATATCCGCATTTACGGCGGCGGTGGCGGTGTTATTTTGCCGCGTGAAATAGAAGAATTGGAAACATACGGCATTGCGGGCATCTTCTCACCGGAAGATGGACGCAAAAAAGGGCTTCAAGGCATGATCCAGGAAATTGTCGAAGAGTGTGATTTCTCAACAGTAAAATCGGATGTAGTACCGGAAAACTTGTCGACGGAAAATCCGGTGGCGCTTGCTAATGTCATTACAGCGGTGGAAGAATCGCATACACGCGACTCAAACGTCGAAGGCTTGCTAGAAACGGTTCGCTCCCAAAGCAAAAACACGCCGGTTCTTGGTATCACCGGAACGGGCGGAGCGGGGAAAAGCTCGTTGACAGATGAGTTGATTCGCCGCTTTTTATCCGAATTGCCGGACAAGAAAATCGCCATTTTATCGATTGACCCGACCAAACAAAAAACAGGCGGAGCTCTTCTTGGCGACCGTATCCGCATGAACGCCATCTTTAACAAACGCGTCTTTATGAGAAGCCTTGCAACGCGCGGTTCACGCACTGAAATTTCTGGTGCTTTAGGCGACGTATTGGACGTTGCAAGAGCGGCTGATTTTGATTTGATCGTTGTTGAAACAAGCGGTATTGGACAAGGGGATGCAGAAATCGCGAATTTCTCGGACATTTCGATGTACGTCATGACGAGTGAATTCGGAGCGCCTTCTCAACTTGAAAAAATCGACATGATTGATTACGCAGATTTGATCGTTATCAATAAATTCGAGCGCAAAGGCTCGGAAGATGCCCTGCGCCAAGTCCAAAAGCAATACCAGCGCAGCAGGGAACTATGGGATAAAGAGCTGGACGACATGCCTGTATACGGTACAATCGCCAGTCAGTTTAATGACAAAGGGACGAATGCTTTATTTGCTGCATTGGTTGCAGTCGTTAACAAAAAATGTGGCACGGATTGGCAGACCGATTATGAAAAATTCGCAAAAACGCAAAAAGAGAACTTGATTATTCCAAACGAGCGCCGCTATTATCTTCGTGAAATTACAGACGCAGTACGCGGTTATCATGCGAAAGCACAAGAACAGTCGCAATTTGCGCGCCGGTTGTTCCAACTGGAAGGCGCAATTGAAGCGGTTAAAGAAAAAGCGCCGGATGACGTATTGGTCCAATCGCTGGAGTCGCTGGCTAATGGTGTCCGTGATGAACTGACAACTGAATCAAAACGCATCCTTGCCAACTGGAAAGCGCTGAAAGAAGCTTACATGGGCGATGAATTTGTAACAAAAGTACGTGATAAAGAACTTCGGACGATTTTGCGCACCGAAAGCTTATCGGGTATCAAAGTGCCGAAAGTGGTGCTGCCAAAATTCGAAGACTACGGAGAAATCTTGAAATGGGTTTATTTGGAGAATGTACCAGGCTCCTTCCCTTATACTGCAGGCGTATTCCCGTTCAAGCGTGAAGGAGAAGATCCGAAACGCCAGTTTGCCGGTGAAGGTACGCCGGAACGGACGAATAAACGCTTCCATTACTTGTCGAAAGATGATGATGCAAAACGCCTATCGACTGCATTTGACTCAGTGACGCTTTACGGGGAAGACCCGGACCACCGCCCGGATATTTATGGGAAAGTCGGCGAGTCGGGCGTTTCCATCTGTACGCTGGATGACATGAAAAAACTTTATGCTGGCTTCGATCTTTGCGCACCGTCTACTTCGGTATCGATGACGATCAACGGCCCGGCGCCGATTATTTTGGCGATGTTCATGAACACGGCGATCGACCAGCAAGTAAAACTGAATGAAGAAAAACTAGGCCGTACGCTGACGCTCGAGGAATTTACGGAAGTCCGTGAGGGCACGCTGCAAGTCGTGCGCGGAACGGTTCAAGCCGATATTCTGAAAGAAGACCAAGGGCAGAACACATGCATTTTCTCAACGGAATTTGCGCTGCGCATGATGGGCGATATCCAGCAGTATTTCATCGACCACAAAGTACGCAACTACTATTCGGTATCCATTTCCGGCTACCACATTGCTGAAGCGGGCGCGAACCCGATTTCGCAATTGGCGTTCACATTATCAAACGGCTTCACGTATGTGGAATATTACTTGAGCCGCGGCATGAACATTGATGATTTCGCACCGAACTTATCGTTCTTCTTCTCGAACGGTTTGGATCCGGAATATACGGTGATCGGCCGTGTGGCTCGCCGCATTTGGGCGATTGTTATGCGCGACAAATACGGCGCAAACGAACGCAGCCAGAAACTGAAATACCATGTCCAAACGTCAGGCCGCAGCTTGCACGCGCAGGAAATCGACTTTAACGACATCCGTACGACGCTTCAAGCGTTGATGGCACTGCAGGATAACTGCAACTCGCTTCACACGAATGCCTACGATGAAGCGATCACGACGCCGACTGAAGAATCAGTTCGCCGCGCAATGGCGATTCAAATGATCATCACAAAAGAGCACGGCTTATCTAAAAATGAAAACCCGCTGCAAGGCGCATTCATCGTCGAGGAAATGACACAGCTTGTTGAAGAAGCGGTGCTTACTGAATTCGACCGAATCAATGACCGCGGCGGCGTTCTTGGCGCAATGGAAACGCAGTACCAGCGAGGAAAAATCCAAGAAGAGTCCATGTTCTACGAAATGAAAAAGCATACAGGTGAATTGCCGATCATCGGCGTCAATACGTATTTGAACCCGAATCCACAAAGTGACGACGCCATCAACGCAATGGAAATCGCGCGTGCAACAACAGAAGAAAAAGAAACACAAATCAACAACTTGCGCGCATTCCAATCACGCAACAACTCTGAAGAAGCGCTTGAACGCTTGAAGCAAGCAGCAAAAACAGGCGGCAACATTTTCGAAGAACTGATGGAAACTGTAAAAGTGGCTAGCCTCGGCCAAATCACTACCGCTCTATATGAAGTCGGCGGGCAGTACCGGAGAAATATGTAA
- the rpoE gene encoding DNA-directed RNA polymerase subunit delta — protein MKIRELSKEELIEESFVDLTYAMLEETHETKTYAELITEIENLLGLSKEDMKARLVQFYTDMNIDGRFLILGENRWGLREWYPVEQIEEESAPTVKARKKKAKTADDDDFDDLDLELEDELEFDDFDEDDEDEEEDVIDLGLGIVDEDEEDDEDDEIKLPVEVDEVLDFDEDEDEEVVEVLVDDLDADILDEEEDLDADLETDNEIDEDDEELK, from the coding sequence ATGAAAATCCGTGAATTATCAAAAGAAGAACTGATAGAAGAGTCGTTTGTTGACTTGACATATGCAATGCTTGAAGAAACACACGAAACAAAAACGTATGCAGAACTTATAACTGAAATCGAGAATTTGCTTGGCTTGTCCAAAGAAGATATGAAAGCCCGTTTGGTGCAATTTTATACCGACATGAACATCGATGGCCGTTTCTTGATTCTTGGAGAAAACCGCTGGGGTCTTCGCGAATGGTATCCAGTAGAGCAGATCGAAGAAGAGTCGGCACCAACAGTTAAAGCACGCAAGAAGAAAGCGAAAACTGCTGATGATGACGATTTCGATGATTTGGATCTTGAATTGGAAGATGAATTAGAATTTGACGATTTCGATGAAGACGATGAGGACGAAGAGGAAGATGTTATCGACCTAGGCCTTGGAATCGTTGATGAAGACGAAGAAGATGACGAAGATGATGAAATTAAATTGCCGGTCGAAGTTGATGAAGTGCTTGATTTTGACGAGGATGAGGACGAAGAAGTCGTAGAAGTTCTTGTGGATGACTTGGATGCTGACATCCTCGACGAAGAAGAAGATCTCGATGCCGACCTTGAAACCGATAATGAAATTGATGAAGACGACGAAGAACTGAAGTAA
- a CDS encoding TetR/AcrR family transcriptional regulator translates to MNKKREVQSSVKDESLIEKRRAQMIRGAVTLFKQKGFHRTTTREIAKAAGFSIGTLYEYIRTKEDVLYLVCDSIYDEVHARLDSLDIEKGSLDVLVTALEHYYSLIDDMQDEFVVMYQESKSLPKDALQYVLNKELEMVALFERLLAECVDSGELKMTQKEIKLASHHLFVQGQMWAFRRWALREFTIQEFIQTQTQFLLQGMAGEKISIQGA, encoded by the coding sequence ATGAATAAAAAGCGTGAAGTACAGTCCTCCGTTAAAGACGAAAGCCTGATCGAAAAGCGCCGTGCGCAAATGATCCGTGGTGCTGTCACGCTTTTTAAACAAAAAGGCTTTCACCGGACGACAACGAGAGAAATTGCAAAAGCGGCAGGCTTCAGCATCGGCACGCTTTACGAATACATCCGCACAAAAGAAGACGTGCTGTACCTCGTCTGTGATTCGATTTATGACGAGGTGCACGCCCGCCTTGATTCATTGGATATCGAAAAAGGATCACTGGATGTGTTGGTCACAGCACTTGAGCATTATTACAGCTTGATCGATGACATGCAGGACGAATTTGTCGTCATGTACCAGGAATCGAAATCGCTTCCGAAAGACGCCTTGCAATATGTGTTGAATAAAGAATTGGAAATGGTCGCGTTATTTGAACGACTGCTGGCCGAATGTGTGGACAGCGGTGAACTGAAAATGACGCAAAAGGAAATCAAACTTGCGTCGCATCACTTGTTTGTCCAAGGGCAAATGTGGGCGTTCCGGCGCTGGGCGCTGCGGGAATTCACCATTCAAGAGTTTATCCAGACTCAAACTCAGTTTCTGCTGCAGGGGATGGCAGGAGAAAAAATCTCGATACAGGGGGCTTAA
- a CDS encoding acyl-CoA dehydrogenase, whose translation MNFQLSEEHEMIRKMVRDFAENEVGPTAEERDEEERFDREIFDKMAELGLTGIPWPEEYGGIGSDYLAYCIAVEELSRVCASTGVTLSAHTSLAGWPVYTFGTEEQKQKYLRPMAEGTKIGAYGLTEPQSGSDAGGMRTYAKEDGDHYILNGSKIFITNGGIADIYIVFAVTDPESKQKGTTAFIVEKDFEGFSVGKKEKKLGIRSSPTTEIIFDNCRVPKENVLGELGQGFKIAMQTLDGGRNGIAAQAVGIAQGALDASVTYAKEREQFGKPIAANQGVSFKLADMATSIEASRLLTYQAAWLESNKMSYSKESAMAKLMAGDTAMKVTVEAVQVFGGYGYTKDYPVERFMRDAKITQIYEGTQEIQRLVISRMVTK comes from the coding sequence ATGAACTTTCAACTAAGCGAAGAACATGAAATGATCCGGAAAATGGTACGTGATTTTGCAGAAAACGAAGTAGGGCCGACTGCAGAAGAACGCGACGAGGAAGAACGTTTTGACCGTGAAATTTTCGATAAGATGGCTGAACTTGGCCTTACCGGAATTCCTTGGCCGGAAGAGTACGGCGGCATCGGTTCTGATTATTTGGCTTACTGCATCGCAGTGGAAGAATTGTCGCGCGTCTGCGCTTCAACTGGCGTTACATTGTCAGCCCACACATCGCTTGCAGGATGGCCGGTTTATACATTCGGTACGGAAGAGCAGAAGCAAAAATACTTGCGTCCGATGGCTGAAGGAACAAAAATTGGCGCATACGGCCTGACTGAACCACAATCAGGATCTGACGCTGGCGGCATGAGAACTTACGCGAAAGAAGACGGCGACCATTACATCTTGAACGGTTCAAAAATCTTCATTACAAACGGCGGCATTGCTGATATTTACATCGTATTCGCAGTTACAGATCCGGAATCAAAACAAAAAGGCACGACTGCTTTTATTGTTGAAAAAGATTTTGAAGGCTTCTCGGTCGGCAAGAAAGAGAAAAAACTTGGCATTCGCTCAAGCCCGACGACTGAAATCATTTTTGACAACTGCCGCGTACCGAAAGAAAACGTCCTTGGCGAACTTGGACAAGGCTTTAAAATCGCTATGCAGACGCTGGACGGCGGACGCAACGGCATCGCGGCCCAAGCTGTCGGCATCGCTCAAGGCGCTTTGGATGCATCGGTAACTTACGCGAAAGAACGCGAACAATTCGGCAAGCCGATTGCGGCAAACCAAGGCGTTTCGTTCAAGCTTGCGGACATGGCGACGTCAATCGAAGCTTCACGCCTGTTGACGTACCAAGCGGCATGGTTGGAATCCAATAAAATGTCTTACAGCAAAGAATCGGCAATGGCGAAACTGATGGCTGGCGACACAGCAATGAAAGTGACGGTTGAAGCGGTGCAAGTGTTCGGCGGCTACGGCTACACGAAAGACTATCCGGTTGAACGCTTTATGCGCGATGCAAAAATCACTCAAATCTACGAAGGCACACAGGAAATCCAACGTCTTGTTATTTCCCGTATGGTCACAAAATAA